The following are from one region of the Amylibacter sp. IMCC11727 genome:
- a CDS encoding adenylate kinase encodes MNIILLGPPGAGKGTQAAMLVDERNMVQLSTGDMLRAARTSGTEMGKMVAGVMDRGELVTDEIVIGLIREQLETADASGGFIFDGFPRTLAQADALGELLQSVGQSLDTVVEMRVDDTALVARITGRYTCGNCGEGYHDEAKKPKVEGTCDKCGGTEFKRRADDNEDSLKTRLMAYYKDTSPLIGYYYANKKLQSIDGLASIDAVKSSISAALENA; translated from the coding sequence ATGAACATCATTTTGCTTGGGCCTCCGGGCGCTGGGAAGGGAACGCAAGCTGCCATGTTGGTAGACGAGCGGAACATGGTTCAATTGTCCACAGGGGATATGCTGCGTGCCGCGCGCACGTCTGGCACGGAAATGGGCAAAATGGTTGCGGGCGTTATGGATCGCGGCGAACTTGTCACAGATGAGATCGTGATTGGGTTGATCCGCGAACAGTTGGAAACTGCGGACGCAAGCGGCGGATTTATTTTTGATGGCTTCCCACGGACATTGGCACAGGCTGATGCGTTGGGCGAATTGTTGCAAAGTGTTGGTCAATCGCTCGACACGGTTGTGGAAATGCGCGTGGATGACACGGCGCTCGTGGCGCGGATCACTGGGCGATACACCTGCGGAAATTGCGGCGAAGGCTATCACGATGAGGCAAAGAAGCCGAAGGTTGAAGGCACATGTGACAAATGCGGCGGCACAGAGTTTAAACGCCGTGCCGATGACAACGAAGACAGTTTGAAGACGCGCTTGATGGCATATTACAAAGACACATCCCCGTTGATCGGCTATTATTATGCCAACAAAAAACTGCAGAGCATTGATGGGCTGGCGTCTATTGATGCGGTGAAATCATCCATTTCTGCAGCGCTTGAAAACGCGTAG
- the rplO gene encoding 50S ribosomal protein L15, with protein sequence MKLNQLSDNPGATKKRKRIGRGPGSGTGKMGGRGIKGQKSRSGVAIGGYEGGQMPLYQRLPKRGFNNINAKTHAVVNLGLLQKFIDEKKIDAGKPITEESLVESGLVRRIKDGVRILNKGAITSKIDLTVSGASKTAVAAVEAAGGKLTVTTAPKADAEA encoded by the coding sequence ATGAAACTGAATCAACTTTCAGACAATCCAGGTGCAACTAAAAAGCGTAAGCGCATTGGCCGTGGTCCGGGTTCCGGCACAGGTAAAATGGGTGGCCGTGGTATCAAGGGTCAAAAATCCCGTTCAGGTGTTGCCATTGGTGGTTACGAGGGCGGCCAAATGCCTTTGTACCAACGTCTGCCAAAGCGTGGCTTTAACAACATCAACGCAAAAACACATGCTGTTGTGAACCTTGGCCTGCTGCAAAAGTTCATCGACGAAAAGAAAATTGACGCGGGTAAGCCGATCACAGAGGAATCTCTGGTGGAATCCGGTCTCGTGCGTCGCATCAAAGATGGCGTTCGTATCCTGAATAAAGGCGCGATCACATCCAAGATTGATCTGACTGTTTCAGGCGCATCCAAGACAGCTGTTGCAGCTGTTGAAGCAGCTGGCGGTAAACTTACTGTCACAACTGCGCCAAAAGCGGACGCTGAAGCTTAA
- a CDS encoding DNA-directed RNA polymerase subunit alpha, whose translation MIHKNWQELIRPTQLDIKPGGDPLRQATCVAEPLERGFGLTLGNALRRVLLSSLQGAAITSVQIDNVLHEFSSVAGVREDVTDIVLNLKGVAVAMEAEGTKRVSIAAKGPGIVTAGDISETADIQILNKDHVICHLDDGASLFMEMTVETGKGYVAADKNRPEDAPIGLIPIDALFSPVVKVSYDVQPTREGQVLDYDKLTLKLETDGSISPEDAVAFAARILQDQLSVFVNFDEPESASRQEEEDDLEFNPLLLKKVDELELSVRSANCLKNDNIVYIGDLIQKTEAEMLRTPNFGRKSLNEIKEVLTGMGLHLGMDIVDWPPDNIEDLAKKYEDQF comes from the coding sequence ATGATCCATAAGAATTGGCAAGAGCTTATCCGTCCAACACAATTGGACATCAAACCAGGTGGCGACCCGCTGCGTCAGGCAACATGTGTTGCTGAACCGCTCGAGCGTGGCTTTGGTCTGACACTCGGCAACGCGCTGCGTCGTGTTTTGCTGTCATCCTTGCAGGGTGCGGCGATCACATCCGTACAGATCGACAACGTTCTGCACGAGTTTTCATCCGTTGCGGGTGTACGTGAAGACGTCACAGACATCGTTCTGAACCTCAAGGGTGTGGCTGTGGCCATGGAAGCAGAAGGCACCAAGCGCGTGTCTATTGCAGCCAAAGGCCCAGGCATTGTGACTGCTGGTGATATTTCTGAAACTGCGGATATCCAAATCCTGAACAAAGACCACGTGATCTGTCACTTGGACGATGGCGCAAGCCTGTTCATGGAAATGACTGTGGAAACAGGCAAAGGCTATGTTGCAGCGGACAAGAACCGCCCAGAAGATGCACCGATTGGTTTGATCCCAATTGATGCGCTGTTCTCACCTGTTGTGAAAGTGTCTTATGACGTTCAGCCAACACGTGAAGGTCAGGTTCTGGACTACGATAAGCTGACACTGAAACTGGAAACAGATGGCTCCATCAGCCCAGAAGACGCGGTGGCCTTTGCTGCGCGCATTCTGCAAGATCAACTGTCTGTGTTCGTCAACTTCGACGAGCCAGAAAGTGCATCCCGTCAGGAAGAAGAAGACGATCTGGAATTCAACCCGCTCTTGCTCAAGAAAGTGGACGAGTTGGAATTGTCAGTGCGGTCTGCAAACTGCCTGAAGAACGACAACATCGTTTACATCGGCGATCTGATCCAAAAGACCGAAGCAGAAATGCTGCGCACGCCAAACTTTGGCCGCAAGTCTTTGAACGAGATCAAAGAAGTGCTGACAGGCATGGGCTTGCACCTCGGTATGGATATCGTGGACTGGCCACCGGACAACATCGAAGATCTGGCCAAGAAGTACGAAGACCAGTTCTAA
- a CDS encoding AMP-binding protein yields the protein MNQPWTKYFSEEAKNFDLANMGAQTFSALCDTAAEKYASKTALTTILPTGAEASISFTELKAEAEAFAVYLREVLKLNAGDTVAVMTPNCIGFGVACMGIAKAGCISTNVNPLYTAPELEHQLNDSSAKVLVIIDLFGDKVGEVVHKTGVETVVTMSLLEYFPGLKRAILGFVLKRVKKVIPDMRTSHVTLKSALAAGKAASGDVASYTADVSPDDVALYQYTSGTTGRSKGAELSHRSVIANAYQAELMTEDLMSGQGETVLVILPLYHITAFSLIFIAGLRTGAHSVLVPSPRPPSNLKAAFEKHKITWFTGINTLYAALLVEDWAKKELFENVRFCGSGGAAQTTGVAMKWEEKMGVPIRQGWGMTECCGVMTFNPSEDNRLGSVGVPVPGMDVRIVDDNGNDVSNGEPGEVIGRGPTIMKGYINRPDATAETIVDGWLHSGDIGVMDADGYIEIVDRKKDMILVSGFNVAPNEVEDTISTMEGVVQVGVVGYPDDKTGEAVAAFVVRADDSVTEETVRMTCKAGLTNYKVPKRVEFVDEVPVTLSGKVLRRELRDTYLG from the coding sequence ATGAACCAGCCGTGGACCAAGTATTTCTCAGAAGAAGCCAAGAATTTTGATCTGGCGAACATGGGTGCGCAGACCTTTTCCGCGTTGTGTGACACGGCGGCGGAAAAATATGCGTCCAAAACGGCGCTGACGACGATCTTGCCCACAGGGGCGGAAGCGTCGATTTCGTTCACGGAGCTGAAAGCCGAGGCAGAGGCCTTTGCGGTGTATCTGCGCGAGGTGCTGAAGCTAAACGCTGGGGACACGGTTGCGGTGATGACCCCCAATTGCATTGGGTTTGGTGTGGCTTGTATGGGGATCGCCAAGGCGGGCTGCATTAGTACAAATGTGAATCCGCTTTATACCGCGCCAGAGTTGGAGCATCAGCTGAACGACAGTTCGGCCAAGGTGCTGGTGATTATTGATCTGTTTGGGGACAAGGTGGGTGAGGTGGTTCACAAAACGGGTGTAGAAACCGTGGTGACCATGTCTTTGCTGGAATATTTTCCGGGGCTGAAGCGGGCAATTTTGGGTTTTGTGTTAAAGCGGGTGAAGAAGGTTATCCCTGACATGCGCACATCCCATGTGACGCTGAAATCGGCATTGGCGGCTGGTAAGGCCGCATCGGGGGATGTGGCCAGTTATACGGCGGATGTATCCCCTGATGATGTGGCGCTGTATCAGTATACCTCTGGCACGACGGGCCGCAGCAAGGGTGCGGAGCTGAGCCATCGTTCTGTGATTGCCAATGCCTATCAGGCGGAACTGATGACTGAGGATTTGATGAGCGGACAGGGGGAAACCGTTCTGGTGATCCTGCCGCTCTATCATATCACGGCGTTTTCGCTGATCTTTATTGCGGGGCTGCGCACAGGGGCACATAGCGTTTTGGTGCCAAGTCCGCGTCCGCCATCGAACCTGAAAGCGGCGTTTGAAAAGCACAAGATTACATGGTTCACGGGAATCAACACCCTTTATGCGGCGCTGTTGGTGGAAGATTGGGCCAAGAAAGAGCTGTTTGAAAACGTGCGGTTCTGTGGGTCCGGTGGGGCGGCGCAAACCACGGGTGTGGCCATGAAATGGGAAGAAAAGATGGGCGTGCCAATCCGTCAGGGCTGGGGCATGACAGAATGTTGTGGTGTGATGACGTTCAATCCGTCCGAGGACAACCGTTTGGGGTCGGTTGGGGTTCCTGTGCCAGGGATGGACGTGCGTATTGTGGACGACAATGGCAATGATGTGTCCAATGGAGAGCCAGGCGAAGTGATTGGGCGTGGGCCGACGATTATGAAGGGATATATCAACCGCCCCGATGCTACGGCGGAAACCATTGTGGATGGTTGGCTGCATTCAGGTGATATCGGCGTGATGGACGCGGACGGGTATATTGAGATCGTGGATCGTAAAAAGGATATGATCCTAGTGTCAGGCTTTAACGTGGCCCCGAATGAGGTGGAGGACACGATTTCCACCATGGAAGGTGTCGTGCAAGTGGGGGTTGTGGGGTATCCAGACGACAAAACAGGCGAAGCGGTTGCCGCGTTTGTTGTTCGTGCGGATGACAGCGTGACCGAAGAAACGGTGCGCATGACGTGCAAAGCGGGGCTGACGAATTACAAGGTTCCCAAGCGGGTTGAGTTTGTGGATGAGGTGCCTGTGACGCTTTCGGGCAAGGTACTGCGGCGGGAGTTGCGGGATACGTATTTGGGGTGA
- the crcB gene encoding fluoride efflux transporter CrcB, with amino-acid sequence MCGISIALWLAMNVILQIALGGALGAVLRYASVQGAVRLFGLGTPVGTVFVNILGSFLMGVIAVWMLERIGEPRFAPFLMAGLLGGFTTFSAFSLDAINLWEQGRQMAAMIYVTGSVFGAIIALLVGVLTMRAVLA; translated from the coding sequence ATGTGCGGTATTTCTATTGCACTGTGGTTGGCGATGAATGTGATCTTGCAAATAGCATTGGGTGGCGCGCTTGGCGCGGTGCTGCGCTATGCCTCGGTTCAGGGGGCGGTGCGGCTGTTTGGTCTTGGCACGCCTGTTGGCACGGTGTTTGTGAACATCCTTGGGTCTTTCCTGATGGGGGTGATCGCCGTTTGGATGTTGGAACGGATTGGTGAGCCGCGGTTTGCGCCTTTCTTAATGGCGGGCTTGTTGGGCGGGTTCACAACGTTCTCTGCCTTTTCCCTTGATGCGATCAATCTCTGGGAACAGGGGCGGCAAATGGCAGCCATGATCTATGTGACAGGATCGGTTTTTGGTGCGATCATAGCCTTATTGGTAGGAGTTTTAACAATGCGGGCGGTATTGGCATGA
- the rplQ gene encoding 50S ribosomal protein L17 produces the protein MRHARGYRRLNRTHEHRKALFSNMAGSLIEHEQIKTTLPKAKELRPIVEKMITLAKRGDLHARRQAAAKLKEDKYVSKLFDVLGPRYAERQGGYIRVMKAGFRYGDMAPMAIIEFVDRDVDAKGAADKARVAAEMDAEE, from the coding sequence ATGCGTCACGCACGTGGTTACCGCCGCCTAAACCGGACACACGAACATCGTAAAGCGTTGTTCTCCAACATGGCTGGCTCGCTCATTGAGCATGAACAAATCAAAACAACTTTGCCAAAAGCAAAAGAACTGCGCCCGATCGTTGAAAAAATGATCACACTGGCAAAACGCGGTGACTTGCACGCGCGCCGTCAGGCCGCGGCAAAGTTGAAAGAGGACAAGTACGTTTCCAAATTGTTTGACGTTCTTGGCCCACGTTACGCGGAGCGCCAAGGCGGCTATATCCGTGTGATGAAAGCTGGCTTCCGTTACGGCGACATGGCCCCAATGGCGATCATCGAATTTGTTGATCGTGATGTGGATGCCAAAGGCGCGGCTGACAAAGCCCGCGTTGCAGCCGAGATGGATGCAGAAGAATAA
- the secY gene encoding preprotein translocase subunit SecY, with protein sequence MASAAEQMASNISWGAFGKAKELQSRILFAIGLLIVYRIGTFIPTPGINPVELAQFVENLRGGVGGILDMFTGGALSRMGIFALGIMPYISASIIVQLLTAMVPSLEQLKKEGEQGRKKINQYTRYGTVALAIFQSYGITAGMQSQGLALNPGFMTFQVPAMITLVGGTMFLMWLGEQITARGIGNGISLIIFVGIIAELPAALAQFFASGRSGALSPAVIIGVMVMVVLVIAFIVYMERALRKVHIQYPKRQVGMKVYGGESSHLPIKLNPAGVIPPIFASALLLLPTTISTFSGTQTSPFMNAVLAYFGPGQPLYLAFFVGMIVFFSYFYTANVSFKTDDVADNLKKQNGFVPGIRPGKKTEEYLDYVVARLLVVGSAYLSAVCLLPEILRAQLAIPFYFGGTSLLIVVSVTMDTITQVQSHLLAHQYESLIEKSKLRGKGRSKKRGGRQGR encoded by the coding sequence ATGGCGTCTGCTGCTGAACAAATGGCATCCAACATCAGTTGGGGTGCTTTCGGGAAAGCCAAAGAGCTGCAATCGCGTATCTTGTTCGCGATTGGTTTGCTGATTGTCTATCGCATTGGAACATTCATTCCGACACCGGGCATCAACCCCGTTGAATTGGCACAGTTTGTGGAAAACTTGCGTGGTGGCGTTGGCGGCATTCTGGACATGTTCACAGGCGGCGCGCTGAGCCGTATGGGAATCTTTGCCCTTGGCATCATGCCGTATATTTCCGCGTCGATTATTGTTCAGCTTTTGACCGCAATGGTTCCATCTTTGGAGCAATTGAAAAAAGAAGGTGAACAGGGCCGCAAAAAGATCAACCAATACACCCGTTACGGTACGGTTGCGCTGGCGATTTTCCAATCCTACGGCATCACTGCAGGGATGCAGTCCCAAGGGTTGGCGTTGAACCCTGGGTTCATGACATTCCAAGTACCAGCGATGATCACGCTGGTGGGTGGTACAATGTTCCTGATGTGGTTGGGTGAGCAAATCACGGCACGGGGTATCGGCAACGGTATTTCCTTGATCATCTTTGTAGGCATTATTGCCGAGCTGCCAGCCGCCTTGGCGCAGTTCTTTGCCTCTGGTCGGTCCGGTGCGTTGTCCCCTGCAGTAATCATCGGTGTCATGGTGATGGTTGTTCTGGTGATTGCATTCATCGTTTACATGGAACGTGCGCTGCGAAAGGTGCATATTCAGTATCCAAAACGCCAAGTGGGCATGAAGGTTTATGGCGGTGAGAGCTCTCACCTGCCGATCAAACTGAACCCAGCAGGGGTTATTCCACCGATCTTTGCATCTGCGCTGTTGCTGTTGCCAACGACGATTTCTACCTTCTCTGGCACACAGACAAGCCCGTTCATGAACGCAGTGCTCGCGTATTTTGGCCCAGGTCAGCCGCTGTATCTGGCGTTCTTTGTCGGGATGATCGTTTTCTTCAGCTATTTCTACACGGCCAACGTTTCGTTCAAAACGGATGATGTTGCGGACAACCTGAAAAAGCAGAACGGTTTCGTGCCAGGCATTCGTCCGGGTAAAAAGACCGAAGAGTATCTGGATTACGTGGTTGCACGTTTGCTGGTGGTTGGTTCTGCTTACCTATCTGCGGTGTGTTTGCTGCCAGAAATCCTGCGGGCGCAATTGGCGATCCCGTTCTATTTCGGCGGTACATCTTTGTTGATTGTTGTGTCTGTGACCATGGATACCATCACACAGGTTCAATCGCACCTGTTGGCGCACCAATATGAAAGCCTGATCGAGAAATCGAAATTGCGTGGCAAAGGCCGTAGCAAGAAACGCGGCGGTCGTCAGGGGCGTTAA
- a CDS encoding helix-turn-helix domain-containing protein has protein sequence MNKIRPTTHDAILEAAFQTYNRNPTASLADVAQAAGVGRATLHRQFSGRDVLMSALSKHATQELDTAVDAAVQDASSYTEALRLSLGAIIPLGDRQWFLSHEHKNTNLEKRLADKNELIETIDKAKAEGTFDLTIPSAWIATLYENLVYTAWTLVRDGEATPTQATDFAWRSLTHGLNGDPKCPLKL, from the coding sequence ATGAACAAAATCAGACCGACCACACACGACGCGATTCTCGAAGCTGCGTTTCAAACCTATAACCGCAATCCAACCGCCTCTCTTGCCGATGTGGCGCAGGCTGCGGGCGTTGGCCGTGCCACCCTGCACCGCCAGTTTTCGGGCCGCGACGTACTGATGTCGGCCCTGTCCAAACACGCCACCCAAGAACTCGACACCGCCGTTGATGCCGCTGTGCAGGATGCCTCCAGCTACACCGAGGCGCTCCGCCTCTCGCTTGGCGCAATCATCCCGCTCGGGGATCGGCAATGGTTTCTGTCCCACGAACACAAAAACACAAATCTCGAAAAACGATTGGCCGACAAAAACGAACTGATCGAAACCATCGACAAAGCCAAGGCAGAGGGCACGTTCGACCTCACCATTCCCAGCGCGTGGATCGCAACCCTCTACGAAAACCTCGTCTACACCGCATGGACCCTTGTCCGCGACGGCGAAGCCACCCCCACACAAGCCACGGATTTTGCATGGCGCAGCCTGACACACGGCCTGAACGGAGACCCGAAATGCCCCCTGAAACTCTGA
- a CDS encoding replication-associated recombination protein A: MADLFDSVEPSAAGGKPAPLADRLRPATFSDVIGQQHLLGEEGALRVMLESGNLSSIIFWGPPGVGKTTLAKLLADETEMEFVQISAIFSGVADLKKVFEAAKLRRQTGRGTLLFVDEIHRFNKAQQDGFLPHMEDGTIVLVGATTENPSFELNAAVMSRSQVMVLERLTLADLELMAQRAEKLVDRALPLMADAREAVLEMADGDGRALINILEQVFSWNVTSKVKLEDLQKRLSRRAPKYDKSGEEHYNLISALHKSVRGSDPDASMYWFCRMLEGGEDPRFLARRITRMAVEDIGLADPQAQHVCLQAWETYERLGSPEGELALAQAVIYIALAPKSNATYVAYKAARNAAKKTGSEPPPKIIRNAPTQLMKDEGYGAGYQYDHDAEDGFSGQNYFPDDMKRGIYYIPVDRGFERELKKRVDYFSKLRSSKES; this comes from the coding sequence ATGGCCGATTTATTTGACAGTGTGGAACCGAGCGCGGCAGGCGGAAAGCCTGCACCGTTGGCGGATCGGCTGCGGCCTGCCACGTTTTCCGATGTGATCGGGCAGCAGCATTTATTGGGCGAAGAGGGTGCGCTGCGCGTGATGCTGGAAAGTGGGAACCTGTCGTCGATCATTTTCTGGGGCCCCCCTGGGGTTGGGAAAACCACGCTGGCAAAGCTGTTGGCAGATGAGACCGAGATGGAGTTCGTGCAGATTAGCGCGATCTTTTCTGGTGTGGCGGACCTAAAGAAAGTGTTTGAAGCGGCAAAGCTGCGGCGGCAAACAGGGCGGGGCACGTTGCTGTTTGTGGATGAGATTCATCGGTTCAACAAAGCGCAGCAAGACGGATTTTTGCCCCATATGGAAGACGGGACCATTGTGCTGGTGGGGGCCACAACCGAAAATCCGTCGTTTGAATTGAACGCGGCGGTGATGAGCCGAAGTCAGGTTATGGTGCTGGAGCGCCTGACCTTGGCGGATTTGGAGTTGATGGCGCAGCGGGCGGAAAAACTGGTAGACCGCGCGTTGCCGTTAATGGCGGATGCGCGAGAGGCGGTTTTGGAAATGGCCGATGGGGATGGCCGTGCGCTCATTAACATACTGGAGCAAGTGTTTTCGTGGAATGTGACCAGCAAGGTCAAACTGGAAGATTTGCAAAAACGTTTGTCGCGTCGCGCACCAAAGTACGACAAATCGGGTGAGGAGCATTACAATCTGATTTCTGCTTTGCACAAATCCGTGCGCGGATCGGATCCTGATGCGTCGATGTATTGGTTTTGTCGTATGCTTGAAGGGGGCGAGGACCCACGGTTTTTGGCGCGCCGAATCACGCGCATGGCTGTGGAGGATATCGGGCTGGCGGACCCGCAAGCCCAGCATGTATGTTTACAGGCGTGGGAAACGTATGAACGGTTGGGGTCGCCCGAGGGGGAGTTGGCCTTAGCTCAAGCGGTGATTTACATCGCGCTGGCGCCGAAATCTAACGCGACTTATGTGGCATATAAAGCTGCGCGCAATGCGGCAAAGAAGACGGGTTCAGAGCCACCGCCAAAGATCATCCGCAATGCGCCAACACAGTTGATGAAAGACGAAGGCTATGGTGCGGGATATCAATACGATCACGATGCCGAAGACGGGTTTTCGGGCCAGAATTATTTCCCCGACGATATGAAGCGGGGCATTTACTATATCCCTGTGGATCGCGGATTTGAGCGAGAGCTGAAAAAACGAGTCGATTATTTTTCTAAACTGCGCAGTTCCAAAGAGTCCTGA
- the rpsK gene encoding 30S ribosomal protein S11 encodes MAREKLRVKKKIKKNITTGVAHINSSFNNTKILIADAQGNAISWSSAGTMGFKGSRKSTPYAAQMAAEDAAKKAQEHGVKTLEVEVQGPGSGRESALRGLASAGFNITSIRDVTPIAHNGCRPPKRRRV; translated from the coding sequence ATGGCACGTGAAAAACTGCGCGTTAAGAAGAAGATCAAGAAGAACATCACCACTGGTGTTGCTCACATCAACTCTTCTTTCAACAACACAAAGATCCTGATCGCAGATGCCCAAGGCAACGCAATCAGCTGGTCTTCTGCTGGCACAATGGGCTTCAAGGGCTCGCGTAAATCCACACCTTATGCAGCACAGATGGCTGCAGAAGATGCTGCGAAAAAAGCGCAAGAGCACGGCGTGAAAACGCTGGAAGTTGAAGTGCAAGGTCCAGGCTCTGGTCGTGAAAGCGCATTGCGCGGATTGGCGTCTGCAGGGTTTAACATCACATCTATTCGTGACGTGACCCCGATTGCCCACAACGGCTGTCGCCCGCCAAAGCGTCGTCGGGTTTAA
- a CDS encoding sterol desaturase family protein produces MPPETLTKLGENIEFTFIIFSALIFAIELAEVFFKGSHKGKRLLEMVASASTQIPYLVVEALILTGAYTLFYVFAYENISWMMPLTWTTIALAVLVADITYYWEHRIAHQVRILWTQHAVHHSSRDFNIITGVRFGALEGVWSILAHVPMIFMGFPPEAIFFGIITVLAYQTWIHTETIGKLGPLEWILNTPSHHRVHHGSDRKYLDKNYAGILIIWDRMFGSFQAEEETPRYGLTTDFDSQNPLRVWTSELPELGRDLKNAKSTSEVAGYLFKGPGWRPKKQTPAE; encoded by the coding sequence ATGCCCCCTGAAACTCTGACCAAACTCGGTGAAAACATCGAATTCACCTTCATCATCTTCAGCGCCCTGATCTTTGCCATCGAATTGGCCGAAGTGTTCTTTAAAGGCAGCCACAAGGGCAAACGCCTGCTTGAAATGGTGGCCAGCGCCTCCACACAAATCCCCTACCTCGTCGTCGAAGCGCTCATTTTAACAGGCGCCTACACACTCTTTTACGTCTTCGCTTATGAAAACATTTCTTGGATGATGCCCCTCACCTGGACAACCATCGCGCTCGCCGTGCTGGTGGCCGACATCACATACTATTGGGAACACCGCATCGCCCATCAGGTCCGCATCTTGTGGACCCAACACGCCGTCCACCACTCCTCACGGGACTTCAACATCATCACGGGCGTTCGCTTTGGTGCGCTCGAAGGCGTCTGGTCCATTCTCGCCCACGTGCCGATGATTTTCATGGGCTTCCCACCCGAGGCCATCTTCTTTGGCATCATCACCGTGCTCGCCTATCAAACATGGATTCACACGGAAACCATTGGCAAACTCGGCCCGCTCGAATGGATACTGAACACCCCATCCCACCACCGCGTCCACCATGGATCAGATCGCAAATACCTCGATAAAAACTACGCTGGCATCCTGATCATCTGGGACCGTATGTTCGGCAGCTTTCAAGCAGAAGAGGAAACACCCCGCTACGGCCTGACCACGGATTTTGACAGCCAAAATCCCCTGCGCGTCTGGACATCAGAACTCCCTGAACTTGGCCGTGATCTCAAAAACGCCAAATCCACATCCGAAGTGGCGGGATATCTTTTCAAAGGTCCAGGCTGGCGGCCAAAAAAGCAAACCCCTGCGGAGTGA
- the rpsM gene encoding 30S ribosomal protein S13, whose product MARIAGVNLPTHKRVPIALTYIHGIGHTSAAKICEDTGIDVTRRINELSDAEILKIRENIDANFDVEGDLRREVSMNIKRLMDLGCYRGLRHRRGLPVRGQRTHTNARTRKGPARAIAGKKK is encoded by the coding sequence TTGGCACGTATTGCTGGCGTGAACTTGCCGACCCACAAACGGGTCCCAATCGCCCTCACATATATTCACGGTATCGGACACACATCCGCTGCTAAGATTTGCGAAGACACTGGTATCGACGTAACTCGTCGTATCAACGAGCTTTCCGATGCGGAAATCTTGAAAATTCGTGAAAACATCGATGCGAACTTTGACGTAGAAGGTGATCTGCGTCGTGAAGTTTCCATGAACATCAAACGTCTGATGGACCTTGGCTGCTATCGCGGTCTGCGTCACCGTCGCGGTTTGCCCGTTCGTGGTCAGCGCACACACACAAACGCACGCACTCGTAAGGGCCCAGCCCGCGCGATTGCTGGCAAGAAGAAATAA